A portion of the Algisphaera agarilytica genome contains these proteins:
- the murC gene encoding UDP-N-acetylmuramate--L-alanine ligase — protein MPQPAASAAASSQTLAAQRLHFVGIGGSGMSGLAKLAKQRGAIVTGSDRATPEGGDSPAVAALRANGIDVLFQQTAESVPEACDTLVISAAIPPDHAEVVEARRRGVEVVKYAQMLGRLMASPQTTGVAIAGTHGKSTTTSILCHALLQSDLDPSFILGAHCEQIGGGSRAGNNGTLIAEACEYDRSFHNYRPTHATILNVEADHLDLYSSIDEIFESFATFARLIDPEGSLLIHHESPHRLSITAGLDAAVETLGFASQADWRIKVDGDQVTLHEHGKQVCAWTQPLPGDHFAYNAAAAAVTANRLGAPWDKIGPAITGFRGLDRRMQTVGSRGDILVLDDYGHHPTEIDTTLRALRQHHQPERLICVFQPHQHSRTRHLMEQFAVSFSAADIVIVPEIYFVRDSEKERQAVTAGALVDRLRKQGVIAMHLHPFEAIVEQLEVLTKPGDLVVTMGAGDVWKIGRAFLDTAD, from the coding sequence ATGCCCCAACCCGCCGCCTCTGCCGCCGCCTCGTCCCAAACACTCGCCGCCCAACGCCTGCACTTCGTGGGCATCGGGGGCAGCGGCATGTCGGGCTTGGCCAAGCTCGCCAAGCAACGCGGGGCGATCGTCACCGGGTCGGACCGGGCCACGCCCGAAGGCGGCGACTCCCCCGCCGTGGCCGCCCTCCGCGCCAACGGAATTGACGTATTGTTCCAGCAGACCGCCGAGAGTGTGCCCGAGGCATGCGACACGCTTGTGATCTCCGCCGCCATCCCCCCCGACCACGCCGAGGTGGTTGAAGCGCGACGCCGTGGCGTGGAAGTCGTGAAATACGCCCAGATGCTCGGCAGGCTCATGGCCTCGCCGCAGACCACAGGGGTCGCCATCGCGGGCACCCACGGCAAATCCACCACCACCTCGATCCTCTGCCACGCCCTGCTGCAATCCGACCTCGACCCCAGCTTCATCCTCGGTGCCCACTGCGAACAGATCGGCGGCGGGTCGCGAGCTGGCAACAACGGCACGCTGATCGCCGAGGCCTGCGAATACGACCGCAGCTTCCACAACTACCGCCCCACCCACGCGACGATCCTCAACGTCGAGGCCGACCACCTCGACCTGTATTCGTCGATCGACGAGATTTTCGAGAGCTTTGCGACCTTTGCCCGGCTGATCGATCCCGAGGGCTCGCTGCTCATCCACCACGAATCGCCCCACCGCCTGAGCATCACGGCCGGGCTGGACGCCGCGGTCGAAACGCTCGGCTTCGCGTCCCAGGCCGACTGGCGGATCAAGGTCGACGGTGATCAGGTCACGCTGCACGAACACGGCAAGCAGGTCTGTGCGTGGACCCAGCCGCTGCCGGGCGACCACTTCGCCTACAACGCCGCCGCCGCCGCGGTCACCGCAAACCGACTCGGTGCGCCTTGGGACAAGATCGGCCCGGCCATCACCGGCTTCCGCGGCCTGGACCGACGCATGCAGACCGTCGGCAGCCGGGGCGACATCCTCGTCCTCGACGACTATGGCCACCACCCCACCGAGATCGACACCACCCTCCGTGCCCTGCGCCAACACCACCAGCCCGAACGGCTCATCTGCGTGTTCCAGCCGCACCAGCACTCGCGTACCCGCCACCTCATGGAACAGTTCGCCGTGAGCTTCAGCGCCGCGGACATCGTGATCGTGCCGGAGATCTATTTCGTGCGGGACAGCGAAAAGGAGCGACAGGCCGTGACCGCCGGGGCCTTGGTCGATCGCCTCCGCAAGCAAGGCGTGATCGCGATGCACCTACACCCCTTCGAAGCCATCGTCGAACAGCTCGAAGTCCTGACCAAGCCCGGGGACCTGGTCGTCACCATGGGCGCAGGGGATGTATGGAAAATCGGACGGGCGTTTCTGGATACCGCCGACTGA
- a CDS encoding glycoside hydrolase family 57 protein, translating to MSESLGSFCLVLHGHLPYVLRHGTWPHGEDWLYEAAAETYLPILSMLDECVFFNATPKLTMGLTPVLLEQLAHPHFKHGFEHYLNDRAERARLDKAEFEKLGNGHLAFLAGEWEKTFTKLSAQFNDIGQDIPKAFAKMAERGLVEIITSNATHGYMPLLLTDEAIRAQVRAGVATSERILGFKPKGMWLPECAYRPSGQWNPPIQWGEGRVRCGIEHIVADEGINHFFVESHLIEESKSEQVFNDGLWYKVGWDEASNYPDRGWRSVNEPHGVNSDGTGLARAFAFARDNEVCEKVWSGSIGYPADGVYLEFHKQWGPRRGLRYWKITGAKTDLGDKHLYYPDNVPGKLHEHAQHFVSAIKDRLRAHKDKTGRNGMVCCTFDAELFGHWWFEGPRFLRDVMLQLNADPEVELKTTQEHLDEVFVDKVVTMPEGSWGEEGDHRVWTNDQVNWIWEIEYRCEGTMLRLLHELDWRNKPEVKELLEKAGRELLLLQASDWPFVIRRGQAVDYGIKRYMQHVARFENLTDIAEKVAADSKYLGGLTEVEKHEIADADIHDVIFPEIDLNWWSQ from the coding sequence ATGTCAGAATCCCTCGGATCGTTCTGTCTGGTCCTCCACGGCCACCTCCCCTACGTCCTGCGTCACGGCACATGGCCGCACGGGGAAGACTGGCTCTACGAAGCCGCGGCCGAGACGTACCTGCCGATCCTTTCGATGCTCGACGAGTGTGTGTTTTTCAACGCCACGCCGAAGCTGACCATGGGGCTGACGCCCGTGCTGCTCGAGCAGCTCGCCCACCCGCACTTCAAGCATGGCTTCGAGCACTACCTCAACGACCGGGCGGAACGCGCTCGCCTCGACAAGGCCGAGTTCGAGAAACTCGGCAACGGCCACCTTGCCTTCCTCGCCGGCGAGTGGGAAAAGACCTTCACCAAACTCTCGGCCCAGTTCAATGACATCGGCCAGGACATCCCCAAGGCCTTCGCCAAGATGGCCGAGCGCGGCCTGGTTGAGATCATCACGTCCAACGCGACCCACGGCTACATGCCGCTGCTGCTCACCGATGAAGCCATCCGCGCCCAGGTCCGAGCGGGCGTCGCCACCAGCGAACGCATCCTCGGGTTTAAGCCCAAGGGCATGTGGCTGCCCGAGTGCGCCTATCGCCCTAGCGGCCAGTGGAACCCGCCGATCCAGTGGGGCGAGGGACGCGTCCGCTGCGGCATCGAACATATCGTGGCCGACGAAGGCATCAACCACTTCTTCGTTGAGTCGCACCTCATCGAAGAGAGCAAGTCCGAACAGGTCTTTAATGACGGCCTCTGGTACAAGGTCGGCTGGGACGAGGCGAGCAACTACCCCGACCGCGGCTGGCGTTCGGTGAACGAACCGCATGGTGTGAACTCCGACGGCACCGGCCTGGCCCGCGCCTTCGCCTTTGCCCGCGACAACGAGGTCTGCGAAAAGGTCTGGTCCGGCAGCATCGGCTACCCCGCCGACGGCGTGTACCTCGAGTTCCACAAACAGTGGGGTCCGCGTCGTGGCCTGCGTTACTGGAAGATCACCGGCGCCAAGACCGACCTCGGCGACAAGCACCTGTACTACCCCGACAACGTCCCGGGCAAGCTCCACGAACACGCCCAGCACTTCGTCTCGGCGATCAAGGACCGCCTGCGGGCCCACAAGGACAAGACCGGCCGCAACGGCATGGTCTGCTGCACGTTCGACGCCGAGCTGTTCGGCCACTGGTGGTTCGAAGGGCCACGCTTCCTCCGCGACGTGATGCTCCAGCTCAACGCCGACCCCGAAGTTGAACTGAAGACCACCCAAGAACACCTCGATGAAGTCTTCGTCGACAAGGTCGTCACCATGCCCGAGGGTTCGTGGGGCGAAGAGGGCGACCACCGAGTCTGGACCAACGACCAGGTCAACTGGATATGGGAGATCGAGTACCGCTGCGAAGGCACGATGCTGCGTCTGCTGCACGAGCTCGACTGGCGGAACAAGCCCGAGGTGAAAGAACTGCTCGAGAAAGCCGGGCGGGAGTTGCTGTTGCTACAAGCCTCCGACTGGCCGTTCGTCATCCGCCGCGGCCAGGCGGTGGACTACGGCATCAAACGCTACATGCAACACGTCGCCCGCTTCGAGAACCTCACCGACATCGCCGAGAAAGTCGCCGCCGACTCGAAGTACCTCGGCGGCCTGACCGAGGTCGAGAAACACGAGATCGCCGACGCGGACATCCACGACGTGATCTTCCCGGAGATCGATCTGAATTGGTGGAGTCAGTAA
- a CDS encoding non-canonical purine NTP pyrophosphatase yields MQVVLATSNPHKLEEIRSVFDGESLAQAIDWKLFSDLDPEYQYGLKEPVEDQPTFEGNAALKARHYAKFTDKICLADDSGIEVDALGGAPGVISARYSGVRGPRTEVDPANNVKLLEELQGVPIEKRTARFVCAMCLFIPGPLVASVPGAAGLVQPGDEHVQLIVRGTVEGRIILPEEAADPASPEKGRGTNGFGYDPLFVLPDDHEHAGLTTAQLEPSQKNAISHRGHASRLLLEAMKAKGLL; encoded by the coding sequence GTGCAAGTTGTCCTCGCCACGTCCAACCCTCACAAGCTCGAAGAAATCCGCTCCGTGTTCGACGGTGAGTCGCTTGCCCAGGCCATCGACTGGAAGCTCTTCAGCGACCTCGACCCCGAGTACCAGTACGGCCTGAAAGAACCCGTCGAAGACCAGCCCACCTTCGAAGGCAACGCCGCGCTCAAGGCCCGGCACTACGCTAAGTTCACCGACAAAATCTGTTTGGCCGACGACAGCGGGATCGAAGTCGATGCGCTCGGCGGTGCCCCCGGCGTGATCAGTGCCCGCTACTCCGGCGTCCGTGGGCCACGCACCGAAGTGGATCCCGCGAACAACGTGAAGCTGCTCGAGGAACTGCAGGGCGTGCCGATCGAGAAACGCACCGCTCGGTTTGTCTGCGCGATGTGTCTGTTTATCCCCGGGCCGTTGGTGGCGAGCGTGCCGGGTGCGGCCGGGTTGGTTCAGCCGGGCGACGAGCATGTTCAGCTCATCGTGCGGGGCACGGTGGAGGGCCGCATCATTCTGCCGGAAGAGGCGGCGGACCCCGCTTCGCCCGAGAAGGGCCGGGGCACCAACGGCTTCGGCTACGACCCGCTGTTTGTGCTGCCCGACGACCACGAACACGCGGGCCTCACCACCGCCCAGCTCGAGCCGTCGCAGAAGAACGCGATCTCCCACCGCGGCCACGCGTCACGGCTGCTCCTGGAAGCGATGAAAGCCAAGGGCCTGCTCTAA
- a CDS encoding DUF1294 domain-containing protein, whose amino-acid sequence MRYDLVLMGYVGLVAVMSVVTLAVFAWDKRRAKHQGWRVSEKTLHTLELLGGWPGAWLAMRWLRHKSVKKSYRLVFGLIVALHAVGVGLIVWLWVR is encoded by the coding sequence ATGCGATACGACCTCGTGTTGATGGGTTACGTCGGCCTGGTGGCTGTGATGAGCGTGGTCACGCTGGCGGTGTTTGCGTGGGACAAACGGCGGGCGAAGCATCAGGGCTGGCGGGTCAGCGAGAAAACCCTGCACACCCTCGAGCTGCTCGGCGGCTGGCCGGGGGCATGGTTAGCCATGCGGTGGCTGCGGCACAAGTCGGTGAAGAAGTCGTATCGCCTGGTGTTTGGGTTGATCGTGGCGCTGCACGCGGTGGGCGTGGGGCTAATCGTTTGGTTGTGGGTGCGGTAG
- a CDS encoding 3-isopropylmalate dehydratase large subunit, giving the protein MPRPMTITEKIFAAHAGKSEVAPGDNVWVDVDVLMTHDVCGPGTIGIFKQEFGEDAKVWDTSRIPIIPDHYIFTADGKCHRNIQILRDFVKEQGIQYYYDPDFLDTDEASGMPNPYRDPTKTSYKGVCHKALPEEGHCRPGEILLGTDSHTCTAGAFGQFASGVGNTDAAFVVGTGKTWLKTPPTMKFTFHGEIPPYLTAKDLILAVIGEIGVAGATYKTMYFAGEGIGSLTLEDRMTLTNMAIEAGGKNGVCDVDQKTLDYVNARSNRPAGSTFEGSSRHPDIPYADASGWEVYTDDPGASYCFEHEWDLSIMEPMVAKPHSPDNKDTARNCSHVELDQAYLGSCTGGKITDMIFAANILRGNSVKIPTFVVPGSTEVHQDMLTLGLDGEPVRDGEPSVYQALEEAGCTMGPSGCSACLGGPSDTFGRLNEPKACISSTNRNFPGRMGHKEAGVYLASPLTVAASALTGKVTDPREFVSEPILTGNAGVV; this is encoded by the coding sequence ATGCCCCGCCCGATGACCATCACCGAAAAGATCTTCGCCGCCCACGCCGGCAAATCCGAAGTCGCCCCCGGCGACAACGTCTGGGTCGACGTCGACGTCCTCATGACCCACGACGTCTGCGGCCCCGGCACGATCGGCATCTTTAAGCAAGAGTTCGGCGAAGACGCCAAGGTCTGGGACACCTCCCGCATCCCCATCATCCCCGACCACTACATCTTCACCGCCGACGGCAAGTGCCACCGCAACATCCAGATCCTTCGCGACTTCGTGAAGGAGCAGGGCATCCAGTACTACTACGACCCCGACTTCCTCGACACCGACGAAGCCTCGGGCATGCCCAACCCCTACCGCGACCCCACCAAGACCTCGTACAAGGGCGTCTGCCACAAGGCCCTGCCCGAAGAAGGCCACTGCCGTCCGGGTGAGATCCTGCTCGGCACCGACAGCCACACCTGCACCGCGGGTGCGTTCGGCCAGTTCGCCTCGGGCGTGGGCAACACCGATGCCGCGTTCGTCGTGGGCACCGGCAAGACCTGGCTCAAGACCCCGCCGACCATGAAGTTCACCTTCCATGGCGAGATCCCACCCTACCTGACCGCCAAGGACCTGATCCTCGCGGTCATCGGCGAGATCGGCGTCGCCGGCGCAACCTACAAGACCATGTACTTCGCCGGTGAGGGCATCGGCAGCCTCACGCTTGAAGACCGCATGACCCTGACCAACATGGCCATCGAGGCCGGCGGTAAGAACGGCGTCTGCGACGTCGACCAGAAGACCCTCGACTACGTCAACGCCCGTTCCAACCGGCCCGCCGGCAGCACGTTCGAAGGCTCGTCGCGTCACCCCGACATCCCCTACGCCGACGCGTCGGGCTGGGAGGTCTACACCGACGACCCCGGTGCGTCCTACTGCTTCGAGCACGAATGGGACCTGTCGATCATGGAGCCCATGGTCGCCAAGCCCCACAGCCCCGACAACAAAGACACCGCCCGCAACTGCTCGCACGTCGAGCTCGACCAGGCCTACCTCGGCAGCTGCACCGGCGGCAAGATCACCGACATGATCTTCGCGGCCAACATCCTCCGCGGCAACAGCGTCAAGATCCCCACCTTCGTCGTGCCCGGCTCGACCGAAGTCCACCAGGACATGCTCACCCTCGGCCTCGACGGCGAACCCGTCCGCGACGGCGAGCCCTCGGTCTACCAAGCCCTCGAAGAGGCCGGCTGCACCATGGGCCCGTCGGGCTGCTCCGCCTGCTTGGGTGGCCCGAGCGACACCTTCGGCCGTCTCAACGAGCCCAAGGCCTGCATCAGCTCGACCAACCGCAACTTCCCCGGCCGGATGGGCCACAAAGAAGCCGGCGTCTACCTCGCCAGCCCGCTGACCGTCGCCGCCAGCGCCCTGACCGGCAAGGTCACCGACCCCCGCGAGTTCGTCAGCGAACCCATCCTCACCGGCAACGCCGGCGTGGTGTAA
- a CDS encoding TolC family protein: protein MMKMTTRVLLAAALGMQLTACVGPLDQYGGADASLRNAVVVEHRKHLLALADEEGGGVVIEVQRDTSDVEERLDQERVDELNEISGASAYVGVKVEPGVDLAGQDDLKVVRVSLDEAIAMAVAGNLDLEVARLTPKIAEQQVIQAEAAFDSVFFADLDWQKLDTPQPDGVTPGLSNDIQQENISLNTGVRKLLTTGGTLQVETTIDNQERTPSFFNVNDFYDADLLASLNQPLLRNFGSEVTTSQIVLAKNAEEDADEQLRQAMNELVNNVEAAYWNLDLARRQVLIQQRLLDRTIAERDRLEDRADFDVSPVRITEANSRVELRRSDLIRVRAAVREASDQLKRLINSEELALADETLVLPNDAPVDAAISFSLLDSVTTALERRPELARSLLAISDAEVRQRLADNAVLPQLDLTAAIGLNGIDEDEWIDAYGDLADGDYIDYILGLSFEQPIGNRSAKALAGQRAFERNQAVVAYRRDAQDVVLEVKNALRDVLTNYELVGATRAARWAAADSLRSINVQEEVGVALTDEFLLDLKLNAQERLADAEFQEAQALANYMIAIAEMERAKGVLIDRYGIEVTD, encoded by the coding sequence ATGATGAAGATGACTACACGGGTGTTGTTGGCGGCGGCTCTGGGGATGCAGCTCACGGCGTGCGTTGGGCCGTTGGATCAGTACGGCGGGGCGGACGCGTCGCTGCGGAACGCGGTCGTGGTCGAGCACCGCAAGCACTTGCTTGCCCTGGCGGATGAAGAGGGCGGGGGCGTGGTCATCGAGGTGCAACGCGACACCAGTGACGTGGAAGAACGCTTGGACCAAGAGCGGGTCGACGAGCTGAACGAGATCAGCGGGGCGTCGGCGTATGTGGGGGTGAAGGTCGAGCCGGGCGTGGACCTGGCGGGGCAAGACGATTTGAAAGTGGTGCGGGTGTCGCTGGACGAAGCGATCGCGATGGCGGTCGCGGGCAACCTGGATTTGGAAGTCGCCCGGCTGACGCCGAAGATCGCCGAGCAGCAAGTCATCCAAGCCGAGGCGGCGTTCGACAGCGTGTTCTTCGCCGACCTGGACTGGCAGAAGCTCGACACCCCGCAGCCCGACGGCGTCACGCCCGGCCTGAGCAACGACATCCAGCAGGAGAACATCAGCCTGAACACCGGCGTGCGGAAGCTGCTGACCACCGGCGGTACGCTGCAGGTCGAAACCACGATCGACAACCAGGAGCGGACGCCGTCGTTCTTCAACGTGAATGATTTCTACGACGCGGATTTGCTGGCGTCGCTGAACCAGCCGTTGCTGCGGAACTTCGGGTCGGAGGTGACCACGTCGCAGATCGTCTTGGCAAAAAACGCCGAGGAAGACGCGGACGAGCAGCTGCGTCAGGCGATGAACGAGTTAGTCAATAACGTCGAAGCGGCGTACTGGAACCTGGATTTGGCCCGCCGTCAGGTGCTGATCCAGCAGCGGCTGCTCGACCGCACGATCGCCGAGCGCGACCGTTTGGAAGACCGGGCGGACTTTGATGTGAGTCCCGTGCGGATCACCGAGGCGAACAGCCGGGTGGAGCTGCGGCGGTCGGATCTGATCCGGGTGCGGGCGGCGGTGCGTGAGGCGTCGGACCAACTCAAACGGCTGATCAACTCCGAGGAGTTGGCGTTGGCCGACGAGACGCTGGTGCTGCCCAACGATGCGCCGGTGGACGCGGCGATCAGCTTCAGTTTGCTGGACTCGGTCACGACAGCGCTCGAGCGTCGGCCGGAGCTGGCGCGGTCGTTGTTGGCGATCAGCGACGCGGAGGTGCGTCAGCGCTTGGCGGACAACGCGGTGCTGCCGCAGCTGGACCTGACCGCGGCGATCGGGCTGAACGGGATCGATGAGGACGAGTGGATCGACGCGTATGGCGATTTGGCCGACGGCGACTACATCGACTACATCCTCGGCCTGAGTTTCGAGCAGCCCATCGGCAACCGCAGCGCCAAGGCGTTGGCGGGCCAGCGGGCCTTCGAGCGCAACCAAGCGGTCGTGGCGTATCGCCGGGACGCGCAGGACGTGGTGCTGGAGGTGAAGAACGCGTTGCGTGACGTGCTGACCAACTACGAGCTGGTCGGGGCCACGCGGGCGGCCCGCTGGGCGGCGGCGGATAGCCTGCGGTCGATCAACGTGCAGGAAGAGGTCGGCGTGGCGCTGACCGACGAGTTCTTGCTCGACCTGAAACTCAACGCCCAGGAACGCTTGGCGGATGCGGAGTTCCAGGAAGCCCAGGCGTTGGCGAACTACATGATCGCGATCGCCGAGATGGAGCGGGCCAAGGGCGTGCTCATCGATCGTTACGGCATCGAAGTGACGGACTGA
- the cysC gene encoding adenylyl-sulfate kinase produces MSDNSPTSTNITWHAGQVSPEARQANMGQRGATVWFTGLSGSGKSTVAVAVEKLLIEQGRHVYRLDGDNVRYGLCSNLGFSPEDRDENIRRIGEVAKLFADSGMICLCSFVSPYREARQLVRGLHESAEPKLSFLEAFVDVPVEVAESRDPKGLYKKARAGEIKDFTGISAPFEAPESPEIHLKTHEMPLEDSAAAVVEALKAHGVI; encoded by the coding sequence ATGAGCGACAACTCCCCCACCTCGACCAACATCACCTGGCACGCCGGCCAGGTCTCCCCCGAAGCCCGCCAAGCCAACATGGGCCAACGCGGCGCGACCGTCTGGTTCACCGGGCTCTCGGGCAGCGGCAAGTCCACCGTCGCCGTGGCCGTGGAAAAACTGCTCATCGAACAGGGCCGACACGTCTACCGCCTCGACGGCGACAACGTCCGCTACGGCCTGTGCAGCAACCTCGGTTTCAGCCCCGAAGACCGCGACGAGAACATCCGCCGCATCGGCGAGGTCGCCAAGCTCTTCGCCGACTCCGGCATGATCTGCCTCTGCTCCTTCGTCAGCCCCTACCGCGAAGCCCGCCAACTCGTGCGCGGCCTACACGAATCAGCCGAGCCCAAACTCAGTTTCCTCGAAGCCTTTGTCGATGTCCCGGTCGAGGTCGCCGAGTCCCGCGACCCCAAGGGGCTGTACAAGAAAGCCCGGGCCGGCGAGATCAAAGACTTCACCGGCATCAGCGCTCCGTTCGAAGCACCCGAGTCACCCGAGATCCATCTCAAGACCCACGAGATGCCGCTCGAAGATTCCGCCGCCGCCGTGGTCGAAGCCCTCAAAGCCCACGGCGTGATCTGA
- a CDS encoding CPBP family intramembrane glutamic endopeptidase, which translates to MPLMETRGHQRKRLDDKSPRHQVTSYWERTLWPLQSLYFLLPLLLGYELGAVMFAPEGDERLPQIYAERMLGRFFEWTGVTGYYLPGIATAVILLCWHFARRDPWKPEPRLYLVMLIESAILAAPLFIFSIMMTRPPTEATAMVGAAGWLPMLASGLDGVESWRQGVIFSIGAGIYEELVFRLIVIALVHMLLSDVLALPKSWSAGGAIAISAILFALYHPFDSHYPWQWDSLEWGRFAFYTLAGLYFAAIYVYRGFGIVAATHALYDVMVIATHFRNT; encoded by the coding sequence ATGCCCCTCATGGAAACGCGCGGCCACCAACGCAAACGACTCGACGACAAGTCGCCCCGGCACCAGGTGACGTCCTACTGGGAGAGGACGCTCTGGCCGTTGCAGTCGCTGTATTTCTTGCTGCCGTTGCTATTGGGCTATGAACTCGGGGCGGTCATGTTTGCGCCCGAGGGCGATGAACGTCTGCCGCAGATCTATGCCGAGCGCATGCTCGGGCGGTTCTTCGAGTGGACCGGCGTCACCGGCTACTACCTGCCGGGCATCGCGACGGCGGTGATCTTGCTGTGCTGGCACTTCGCCCGGCGGGACCCGTGGAAGCCCGAGCCGCGGTTGTACCTGGTCATGCTCATCGAGTCGGCGATCCTCGCGGCGCCGCTGTTCATCTTCAGCATCATGATGACCCGGCCGCCCACGGAAGCGACCGCCATGGTGGGCGCCGCCGGCTGGCTACCCATGCTCGCCAGCGGGTTGGACGGTGTCGAGTCCTGGCGGCAGGGCGTGATCTTTTCGATCGGTGCGGGGATCTACGAAGAATTGGTCTTCCGGCTGATCGTGATCGCGCTCGTGCACATGCTGCTCAGCGACGTGTTGGCCCTGCCCAAGAGCTGGTCGGCCGGCGGGGCGATCGCGATCTCCGCGATCCTGTTTGCGCTCTACCACCCCTTCGACAGCCATTACCCGTGGCAGTGGGACAGCCTGGAGTGGGGCCGATTCGCGTTCTACACCTTGGCGGGGCTGTACTTCGCGGCCATCTACGTCTACCGCGGCTTCGGCATCGTCGCCGCCACCCACGCGCTCTACGACGTCATGGTCATCGCGACGCACTTCCGAAACACGTAA
- a CDS encoding adenine phosphoribosyltransferase gives MDLTTLIRDIPDYPKPGINFKDITPLLKDPAGLAMAVERMANPFRGKGIEVVCGAESRGFIFGTAIAQALSAGFVPIRKPGKLPHTTASQSYDLEYGTDTLEIHTDAISQGQKVLMVDDLLATGGTLKACLDLVHDLGADVVGVTVAIELAFLNGREKIKPYDNVHAVIQY, from the coding sequence ATGGATTTAACCACCCTCATCCGCGACATCCCCGACTACCCCAAGCCCGGGATCAACTTCAAAGACATCACCCCGCTGCTCAAAGACCCCGCGGGGCTGGCGATGGCCGTCGAACGCATGGCCAACCCTTTCCGCGGCAAGGGCATCGAGGTCGTCTGCGGGGCCGAGTCACGCGGCTTCATCTTCGGCACCGCCATCGCCCAGGCCCTCTCGGCCGGCTTCGTGCCCATCCGCAAGCCCGGCAAACTCCCCCACACAACCGCCTCGCAGTCCTACGATCTCGAATACGGCACCGACACCCTCGAGATCCACACCGACGCCATCAGCCAGGGTCAAAAAGTCCTCATGGTCGATGACCTGCTCGCGACCGGCGGCACCCTCAAGGCCTGCCTCGACCTGGTCCACGACCTGGGCGCAGACGTGGTCGGCGTGACCGTGGCGATCGAGTTGGCGTTCCTCAACGGCCGAGAGAAGATCAAGCCCTACGACAACGTCCACGCGGTGATTCAATATTGA